Genomic DNA from Mesorhizobium sp. 131-2-1:
TAGCCGTCGGCGAAGAGCGGGCGGATCGGGCGGTCGATCAGGCGGGAGACCAGCGTTTCCTTCTCGCTCGGACGGCCCTCGCGCTTGAAGTAGCCGCCCGGGATCTTGCCGGCGGCATAGGTCTTTTCCTGGTAGTTGACGGTGAGCGGGAAGAAATCGAGGCCGGGCTTCGGTTCCTTCATCGAAACGACGGTGGCGAGGACGACGGTCTCCCCGTAGGTGGCGAGCACGGCGCCGTCAGCCTGGCGCGCAATCTTGCCGGTTTCCAGAACGAGCGGACGACCGCCCCACTCGATTTCCACTTTGTGGTAGTTGAACATATCTTGTCCTTCATATGCGGAAAGGGTCGCGCTGCTTGATCGTGCGCGAATGCCCTTTCCCCTGGCTTCTTTTCTCGGGCAGCCACGGGCAAGACAACGGGAAGCTCATGTCAGTCTCGGCACGATGGCCGCACGAGCGTCCTGCAATCCTGCCCCATGACCGTCCATGGGCGGTTCCGAGTGGCCCTCTGCTTTCTCGAAACCGGGTGGCCGATCGATCCGAACGGCCTTGCGCATGACCCCGAAAGCCTCGGCTCTCGAAACGCGCCCTGCGCAAATGCGAACTTTGCGAAGCGTCCATTTGCGCATCCAACCGATGCGCGGCGCTTCATTTCCTTCATTGGCGCACTGGAGATATCCGATGCACCAATGCGCGACCGGCGGGCTCTCCCAGGGAAAGCCCGCCGGTCAATTCGTCAACGGCGCAGACCGAGCTTCTCGATCAGCGTCTGATAGCGCGTGTCGTCCTTGCGCTTGAGATAGTCAAGCAGGCTGCGGCGCTGGGAGACAAGAGCGAGCAGACCACGGCGGGAATGGTTATCCTTCTTGTGGTCCTTGAAGTGGTCGGTCAGATTCTTGATGCGCTCCGAAAGAATGGCCACCTGGACTTCCGGAGACCCGGTATCGCCCTTCGCGGTCGCGAATTCAGTCATCAATTCCTTCTTGCGCTCGGCAGTAATCGACATCGTGTTTTTCCTTATCTGTTGGAGGAAACGGGACGCCCTCAGCCGGGATGTCGTCCAGCAGGGGCCGGTGCAAGCAACGCGTCAGGGCGCGAAGCTGCCGGGCATATAGTGCAATTCCCTGGAAAACGCCAGCCCAATTCACAAGCCGGCTTGTCGCAGGCCTTTTGCAGTCAAACCGAAGATTTGCGTTCGACTACAACCACTTCTTCCACTTGAAGAAGGCAATGAGCCCGACGGCAACCAGGCCCATGAACAGCAGCGCCGTGGGATAGCCGTAATAGGCCTTCAGCTCCGGCATGTTCCATGGCGATGTGTCAGGGTCGAAATTCATGCCCCAGACGCCGACCAGGAAGGTAAGCGGCATGAAGATCACCGAGACGATGGTCAGATAGGAGATGACGTCGTTTGTGCGCGCCTGGCTCAGCGACAGATGCATCTCGATCAGCCCGGTCAGCATGTCGCGCTGGGTTTCGACCAACTCGATCAGCCGCAGCGAATGATCCAGCGTATCGTTGAAGAAGACTTTGGTCTCCGCCTTCACGTAAGGCACGTCGTTGCGGATCAGCGTCGCCAGCGCATCGCGCATCGGCCACAAGACGCCCTTCAACACATTGGCGTCGCGCCGCAATTCGTGCAATTGCCGCATCTGCTGCTTGTGCGGCGCGTGCAGCATCTCGTCCTCGATGCTGTCGACCAGTTCACTGGCCGCCTCGATCGGCGGGAAATAGCTGTCGACGATGGCATCGATCAGCGCATAGGCGAGATAGTCGGCGCCCCGCGCACGCAAGCGGTTGGGCATTGAGCTTGCGATCCGCTTGCGCACCGGATTGAACGGGTCGCCCTCGCGCTCCTGGAAGGTGACGACGAAGTTGTTGCCGAAGAAGACCGTGATCTGCTCGTAGCGATGGGCCGTGACGTCGTCGATCATGCGCATGACGACAAAGGCATGATCCTCGAAGAAATCCACCTTCGGCCGCTGGCCGGTGTTGACGACATCCTCCAGCGCCAGCGGATGCAGGCTGAAGATGTGGCCGATCTCCTCGATGAGCGGGATGTTGGCGAGGCCGGTGCAATCCAGCCAGACGACCGGCCACTGGTCGCAATGGGCGTTGAGATCGTCGATGCTGGCGTTCTCGATGGTCTCGTATGTCTCCGGCGAAATCAGCGTCAGGCGAAGCTCGCTGCGCCGCGCCGCCGGATCGGCGATCAGCGTGCCCGGCGAAGCGCCGACCGGCGGCCGTCTTGTTTTCAGCGGCGCGCGCTTCCTGACCGTCTCAGCCTTTGCCATGTCCCCCTCAAGCGCAGTGTCGACGCGAAATTAGCCGAACGCCGTCACCCGGCAAAGACCCGCTTGGGCTTGAACATGCCTTGCTCGATGGCGCCGATGGCGACCAGCCTGCCACGCGCGGTGGCGCAAGCCTCCTCGGCCTCGACCGGCGCGTCGCGGCCGCGGATGATGACTGGATTGCCGAGCCGGATCCTGGTCGCCGCGTCGTCGCTGACCACCACCTGCGGCAGGCAGTCGAGCGCGGCGGCGGTCTCGACCAGCAGCGCGTCGATCGCGCCGAAGTCGATGGGCGTTTCCGGGGCGTCGGCATCGCCCCCCGCCTCATCGCGTTCGCCGAAACGGGCGGCTTCCAACTCGGCGATGGTAACGAAATCCTCCGGCGTGAAAGGCTCGACCTCGACGCGGCGCAGTTCCGAAATATGGCCGAAGCAGCCAAGATCGCGGCCCATGTCGCGGGCAAGCGAGCGCACATAGGTGCCCTTGCCGCACTCGACCTCGAAAACGGTGCGATCGGCGCCGTGCTCGACGATGTCGAGGCGGCCGATCTCGATCTCGCGCGCGGGTATGTCGACCGTCTCGCCCTCACGGGCGAGGTCGTAGGCGCGCTCGCCGGCGATCTTGATGGCCGAGAATTGCGGCGGCGTCTGCATGATGACGCCGGTGTATTTCGGCAATAGCGCCCTCACCTCGGCCTCGGCCGGACGGAGCTGCGAACTTTCGGTCACCGGGCCTTCGAGGTCGTCGGTCGAGCGCTCCTCGCCCCAGGCGACCGTGAAGCGGTAGACCTTGGCGCCGTCCTGCACGTAAGGCACGGTCTTGGTCGCTTCGCCGAGCGCGATCGGCAACATGCCGGACGCCAGCGGGTCGAGCGTGCCGGCATGACCTGCTTTTTCTGCCTGGAACAGCCATTTGATCTTGGAGACAGCCTCGGTCGAGCCCATGCCGACCGGCTTGTCCAGCACCACCCAGCCGGAAACCGGCCGGCCCTTCTTCTTGCCGCGGCGGCCCACTATTCGCTGTCCTTCTCGTCTTCTTTGTTGTCTTCGTGGCTGAGATCGCGCGCCACTTCGGGCGATTTCAGCAATTCATTGATCCTGGCGAAATTGTCGAAGGACGTGTCGAGCCGGAAGCGGAATTCCGGCATGTACTTCATCTGCCTGAGCGCGCCCGAGACTCGGCCGCGGATGAACTTCGCATGCTTGTTGAGCGCTTCGACCACGGCATTGTCGTCGCTGGCGCCCAGCGGCGAGACGAAGGCGGTGGCGATCTTGAGGTCCGGCGACATGCGCACCTCCGAGACCGAGACCACCGCGTTCTCGATCAGCGGATCGATGATCTCGCCGCGCTGCAAGGTTTCGGACAGCGCGTGGCGCACCTGCTCGCCGACACGCAGCATGCGCTGGGACGGGCCTGACGTGGTTGAACGGGACATTTTCCTCGGTCCTGAAATCGTGATGCGCGGGATGGGACCGCGCCGCATGTCTCATGTGATGTGGGCGGCGGCCTCGCGACCACCGCCCGGTCTTCTCGACGCGTTACTCGAACTCAGAGCGTCCGGGTCACCATCTCAATGCGGAAGCACTCGATGACGTCGCCGACACGCATGTCCTCGTAGTTCTGGAAGGCCATGCCGCACTCCTGGCCGCCCGGCACTTCCGAAACCTCGTCCTTGAAACGCTTCAGCGTCTTCAGCGTGCCTTCGTGGATGACGACGTTGTCGCGGATCAGGCGCACGCCGGCACCACGCTCGACCTTGCCTTCGGTGACACGGCAGCCGGCGATCTTGCCGACCTTGGTGATGTCGAAGATCTCGAGGATCTCGGCATTGCCGATGAAGGTCTCGCGACGCTCCGGCGAGAGCATGCCCGAGAGGGCCGCCTTCACGTCGTCGACGAGATTGTAGATGATCGAGTAGTAACGGATCTCGATGCCCGCGGCCGCGGCGGCGGCGCGTGCCTGCGTGTTGGCGCGGACGTTGAAGCCGATGATCGCGGCACCGGAGGTCTCCGCCAGCGACACGTCGCTTTCGGTGATGCCGCCGGCTCCGGCATGGACGATGCGCGCACGCACCTCGTCGTTGCCGAGCTTGTCGAGCGCGGCGTTGATGGCCTCGATCGAGCCCTGCACATCGCCCTTGATGACCAGCGGGAATTCCTTCAGCCCGCTCGTCTGCAACTGCGACATCATCTGCTCAAGCGAGCCGCGCTGGCCGGCATGCTTGGCCACCGCCTTCTCGCGCGCCAGGCGCTGACGGTACTCGGTGATCTCTCTCGCGCGCGCCTCGTTGTTGACGACGGCGAAGCGGTCGCCGGCCTGCGGCGTGCCCTGCAGGCCCAGCACCTCAACCGGCATCGCCGGCGGCGCTTCCTTGACGTGCTCGCCGCGATCGTTAACCAGCGCACGCACCCGGCCCCACTCGTTGCCGGCGACGAGGATGTCGCCCGGCATCAGCGTGCCGGTCTGCACCAGCACGGTGGCGACGGGGCCGCGGCCCTTGTCGAGCTGCGCCTCGATGACCACGCCTTCGGCGGTGCGGTCCGGATTGGCCTTCAGGTCGAGGATTTCGGCCTGCAGCAGGATCGCCTCGAGCAGCTTGTCGAGATTGGTGCCCTTGGTCGCCGACACTTCGACGTCCAGCACCTCGCCGCCCATCGATTCGACGAACACTTCATGGCGCAACAGTTCGGAGCGCACCTTCTGCGGGTCGGCGTCATGCTTGTCGATCTTGTTGATCGCCACGATGATCGGCACGCCGGCCGCCTTGGCATGGCTGATCGATTCGATCGTCTGCGGCATGACGCTGTCGTCGGCCGCCACCACCAGCACGGCGATGTCGGTCGCCTGGGCGCCGCGGGCGCGCATCGCCGTGAAGGCGGCGTGGCCGGGCGTGTCGATGAAGGTGATCTTCTGACCGTTCTTCTCGACCTGGTAGGCGCCGATATGCTGGGTGATGCCGCCGGCTTCGCCGGAGACGACATTGGCGTTGCGGATGGCGTCGAGCAACGAGGTCTTGCCGTGGTCGACATGGCCCATGATCGTGACCACAGGCGGACGCGTCACCAGGTCTTCCGGACGGTCGGCGATGTTGAACAGGCCTTCCTCGATGTCGGACTCGGCGACGCGGCGCACGGTGTGGCCGAATTCGGTGGCGACCAGTTCGGCCGTGTCGGCGTCGATGACGTCGCCCGGCTTCATGATCTGGCCCTGCTTCATGAAGAACTTGACCACGTCGACGGCGCGCTCGGACATGCGCTGCGCCAGTTCCTGGATAGTGATGGTTTCTGGCAGGATCACTTCGCGCATGACCTTCTCGCGCGGCTCATTGTGCATCGCGCGTTTGAACTTCTCTTGACGGCGGCGCATCGACGACAGCGAACGGGCGCGCGCATCCTCGTCGGAGAGCGCCGAATTCAGTGTCAGCTTGCCGCGGCGGCGGTCTTCCTCGCCCTTGGTGGGCTTGGCCGGACGCGCCACTTCGGGCGTGACCAGGCGGCGCACGGGAGCGCCGGCGCCGGCACGCTTGGGCTTGACGTCCTCGTCTTCGTCCGGCGTCGCCAGTTCGGCGGCCAGCGGCGCGCGGCGGCGAGCCTCTTCCTCGGCGCGGCGCCGGGATTCGGCCTCGGTCTGCAGCCGCGCTTCTTCCTCGGCCTGGCGGCGCGCAGAGTCCTCACGCTCGCGCTTGCGGCGCTCTTCTTCCTCGGCGCGGCGCTTGGCCTCTTCCTGGGCGCGCTGGCGGTCTTCGACCTCGCGCGCCTTGGAGCCTTCCAGCGCCTTGCGGCGGGCTTCCATTTCGCTGCGCGACAATTCGTTGAGCACCATGCCGCCACGCTCGGCCGGCGGCGGAGGCGCCTTGGGCGCTTCCTGGACGGCAGGAGCCGCTGCCGCGGCAACGGGCTTCGGCGTGAAGACGGACACGGGAGCGGCCGCCGGCTCCGGCTTGTCGCCGGGCAGCGAGAACTTGCGCTTCTTGGTCTCGACGACGACCGCCTTCGTGCGGCCGTGCGAGAAGTTCTGGCGCACGGTGCCCTGTTCCATGCCGGGCCGCTTCAGCGTCAAGGTCTTCTTCGGCGTAACGCTCAACGTCTTGTCGTCGCCCGATTTCGTATCGCTCATTCGATATCCTCTGCGGCATCATCTTCGTCAGCAACGTCCGCAATCATTGCCAGATCGTCCGGGGAACCGCCCCGATACCGGTCGAGCGCAACCATGCGCTTCTCAACCGCCTTGCCCGCGTCTTGCGCGAGGACGGCAGCATGTATCACATTTGTACCCCCCAATGCCAAGCTCAACTCGGCCTCGGGGAAAAGTTTGTAGGCAGGGATGGCGGGGCCGCCGAGATGAACGGTCGCCCGTCTTGCCTGGCTGATCTTGCGGACGCCGTCATCCGACGCTTCGGTCGCATGAAGCACCAGCAAGGCCAGCCCCTCGCGCACCGCGTTCTCGACCTTGGCGGCGCCGAGAACGACCGCGCCGGCCTTGCGGGCAAGCCCCAACATGCCCAGCGCGGATCGGGAAAGCAGGGTGTCGACCATGTCGCCGAGGTCGGCGGGAACGTTCACCTGCGCCTTGAAGGCGCGGGCGAACAGGTTCTTCGCCGCTGCCTTGTCGACATGTAGGCGCTCGGCACTGACCCAGCAACCGCGGCCGGGCAGATTTCTCTTGAGGTCCGGGACGACGGCCGAATCGGGGCCGACGACGAAGCGGATCAATTCATCCGGTTCGGCCTGCTTGCGGGTGACGATGCAGGTGCGATCGTTCATCTCGTCCGGGGGCGGGTTCGGTGCGATAGGGTTTCACCTCACGCACCGACGGCTTCGTCAGCCGTCGCTTCCTGCGCGGCAAGCTCATCCTCGGTGATCCAGCCGGCCTTCAGGCGGGCGGCCAGGACCATCTGCTCGGCGTCGGCGCGCGACACGCCGTGGCTGGCGAGGACGCCCGGATAGACCTTGGTCTCGCCGTCCTTGCGTTCCTTCCAGCCGGTCAGGTCGTCGGCGGCATAGCCGGCGAAGTCCTCGATCGTCTTCACGCCGTCCTCGCCGAGCGTCACCATCATGGCGGTGGTGATGCCGGGGATTTCGCGCAGCTCGTCCTCGACGCCGAGCGCCTTGCGCTTGTCGTCGTGCTCGGCCTCGATCTTCTCCAGATATTCGCGGGCGCGGGTCTGGATTTCCGAAGCGGTATCCTCGTCGAAGCCGTCGATCGAAGCGATCTCGCCGGCGTCGACATAGGCGACTTCCTCGACGCTGGTGAAGCCTTCGGAGGCCAGCACCTGGCCGACCATCTCGTCGACGTCGAGGGCCTCCATGAACAGCGCCGAACGCTCGACGAATTCCTTCTGGCGGCGCTCGCTCTCTTCCTGCTCGGTCAGGATGTCGATGTCCCAGCCGGTGAGTTGCGAGGCGAGCCGGACGTTCTGGCCGCGGCGGCCGATGGCCAGCGACAGCTGATCGTCCGGCACCACGACCTCGATGCGCTCGGCGTCCTCGTCGAGCACC
This window encodes:
- a CDS encoding RNA-binding protein, coding for MNDRTCIVTRKQAEPDELIRFVVGPDSAVVPDLKRNLPGRGCWVSAERLHVDKAAAKNLFARAFKAQVNVPADLGDMVDTLLSRSALGMLGLARKAGAVVLGAAKVENAVREGLALLVLHATEASDDGVRKISQARRATVHLGGPAIPAYKLFPEAELSLALGGTNVIHAAVLAQDAGKAVEKRMVALDRYRGGSPDDLAMIADVADEDDAAEDIE
- the rbfA gene encoding 30S ribosome-binding factor RbfA, translated to MSRSTTSGPSQRMLRVGEQVRHALSETLQRGEIIDPLIENAVVSVSEVRMSPDLKIATAFVSPLGASDDNAVVEALNKHAKFIRGRVSGALRQMKYMPEFRFRLDTSFDNFARINELLKSPEVARDLSHEDNKEDEKDSE
- the infB gene encoding translation initiation factor IF-2, producing MSDTKSGDDKTLSVTPKKTLTLKRPGMEQGTVRQNFSHGRTKAVVVETKKRKFSLPGDKPEPAAAPVSVFTPKPVAAAAAPAVQEAPKAPPPPAERGGMVLNELSRSEMEARRKALEGSKAREVEDRQRAQEEAKRRAEEEERRKREREDSARRQAEEEARLQTEAESRRRAEEEARRRAPLAAELATPDEDEDVKPKRAGAGAPVRRLVTPEVARPAKPTKGEEDRRRGKLTLNSALSDEDARARSLSSMRRRQEKFKRAMHNEPREKVMREVILPETITIQELAQRMSERAVDVVKFFMKQGQIMKPGDVIDADTAELVATEFGHTVRRVAESDIEEGLFNIADRPEDLVTRPPVVTIMGHVDHGKTSLLDAIRNANVVSGEAGGITQHIGAYQVEKNGQKITFIDTPGHAAFTAMRARGAQATDIAVLVVAADDSVMPQTIESISHAKAAGVPIIVAINKIDKHDADPQKVRSELLRHEVFVESMGGEVLDVEVSATKGTNLDKLLEAILLQAEILDLKANPDRTAEGVVIEAQLDKGRGPVATVLVQTGTLMPGDILVAGNEWGRVRALVNDRGEHVKEAPPAMPVEVLGLQGTPQAGDRFAVVNNEARAREITEYRQRLAREKAVAKHAGQRGSLEQMMSQLQTSGLKEFPLVIKGDVQGSIEAINAALDKLGNDEVRARIVHAGAGGITESDVSLAETSGAAIIGFNVRANTQARAAAAAAGIEIRYYSIIYNLVDDVKAALSGMLSPERRETFIGNAEILEIFDITKVGKIAGCRVTEGKVERGAGVRLIRDNVVIHEGTLKTLKRFKDEVSEVPGGQECGMAFQNYEDMRVGDVIECFRIEMVTRTL
- the rpsO gene encoding 30S ribosomal protein S15 is translated as MRASRFLQQIRKNTMSITAERKKELMTEFATAKGDTGSPEVQVAILSERIKNLTDHFKDHKKDNHSRRGLLALVSQRRSLLDYLKRKDDTRYQTLIEKLGLRR
- the corA gene encoding magnesium/cobalt transporter CorA, with the translated sequence MAKAETVRKRAPLKTRRPPVGASPGTLIADPAARRSELRLTLISPETYETIENASIDDLNAHCDQWPVVWLDCTGLANIPLIEEIGHIFSLHPLALEDVVNTGQRPKVDFFEDHAFVVMRMIDDVTAHRYEQITVFFGNNFVVTFQEREGDPFNPVRKRIASSMPNRLRARGADYLAYALIDAIVDSYFPPIEAASELVDSIEDEMLHAPHKQQMRQLHELRRDANVLKGVLWPMRDALATLIRNDVPYVKAETKVFFNDTLDHSLRLIELVETQRDMLTGLIEMHLSLSQARTNDVISYLTIVSVIFMPLTFLVGVWGMNFDPDTSPWNMPELKAYYGYPTALLFMGLVAVGLIAFFKWKKWL
- the truB gene encoding tRNA pseudouridine(55) synthase TruB; protein product: MGRRGKKKGRPVSGWVVLDKPVGMGSTEAVSKIKWLFQAEKAGHAGTLDPLASGMLPIALGEATKTVPYVQDGAKVYRFTVAWGEERSTDDLEGPVTESSQLRPAEAEVRALLPKYTGVIMQTPPQFSAIKIAGERAYDLAREGETVDIPAREIEIGRLDIVEHGADRTVFEVECGKGTYVRSLARDMGRDLGCFGHISELRRVEVEPFTPEDFVTIAELEAARFGERDEAGGDADAPETPIDFGAIDALLVETAAALDCLPQVVVSDDAATRIRLGNPVIIRGRDAPVEAEEACATARGRLVAIGAIEQGMFKPKRVFAG